DNA from Fusarium musae strain F31 chromosome 7, whole genome shotgun sequence:
GAATCGCGACGACTACAATAGCGGCCCCAGAGATGGAGAAACGTCCGTTCGAGTGAGTCTCGACCTCGCGGTTCGCTTTGTCTGGGATTTGCTGCAGAGGGAGAAGGAGGCCTTTGATTAACCCGAGAAGAGAGACCGAGTGTTGAATGATGAACAAGATGATCGGTTTCAAGAGTGGTTAGAGGATGTGGTGTCTCATGGTGAGGAAGTGGGAATGGATCATAACCTCCACATGTGGTTTGCTAACCGTCGTGCTCTTGCGAGGGCAAATAACGAGGCTTTTGAGAAAAGTCAGGTATATCCAGTTTGGGAGCGATTGAGGTCGTGGGATTTATACAAATTCTAATTCAATAATGTCGATCAAACAGAAATTCGAGATCACAGCAAGAGATCTCTGAGCAAGAGTAACTGCACCTCTTCCAGAGTTGCTCAGGATCATGGCGTGTTCAAATTTCTGACAATCACGTTACTCCTCCAATTCACAGCATATTTCATCCCGGTGCAGTGCATCACCAGATTGAAGTTTAGTATTAGTAGCCTGTGGTTTTCTTCGGTTTCTTGCTTCGTGGTAGGCAGCTGTTTGCCAGTGCCAGCCCATAAGCCAGAACGGAGGCAGTGATACACAGTCAACTTGTTTGCTAGCACACactcaaagtcaacaagcAAGAAATTTTTCACTCCTTTATTTTTCTCCCTCAAGCATCTCTTCGTGATCTCTGCTTCCGCCCTCTCTATCAATTCTTCGCTGCGTCTTCGCCGCGGTCTTTTCCCCTTCCCAACTCTTCAAGCGTTCTTTGTTTGCGCTAACACTCCCACGATGGCTTCCCTCACCCATATCGCCGCCGTCTTCTCTGATTACAAGTACGACAAGGATGTTGGTTTCGAAAGCAGTGACGGTGAACCCTGCATTGGCTGCATTACGGAGATCGATCGTGATATCTCCTGCGCATGTGTCACCACGAATGATCCTTCTCGTTGCGTTGTCTGCGAGTACTATGACATTAGATGTGGCTCGGTAAGTCTCATCGGTGAGTATTCGGTGATGCATCTAACTTCTTTCTGTAGATCCCTtcagagcttcttggcgccGCCCAAATGTACTGGAACTTTGTGGCTCGCTTGCAAGGTCAGGAACTTTTCCTCAACAGACGCCAAATATGGCGCATTCGTCGTGCGCTTGAGGCTTGCGGGTCAGCATGGCGTGAGCTTGAAGAACATCTCATGAATCCGAACAACCTCGCGATGGTTACTCTCCAAGAGTCAGTCGCAAATCGCGAGACCTTGAATCTGTCAATACTTCAGTCCGTAAGTCCACTTTTCGCTGAAGATCCCCCAATATCAGGAAACTCGTTAACGTATTGACATGCCAGGCCGGTGCCAACCTCTCCGTGGATGAGGTCCACGAGCGTCTCGATGCTATCCAGCCACCCTATGCTCGCCATGGGAATTGTGTTGTCACCCTTCGAAATGCCCTTGCTCACCTGTCTGTCTCTGAGGACGTGGTGGTGGATTCAGTTGAGGAAGGGCAGTGCGACTCCTTCTCTGATGGATCCCCCGAGAAGCTCAAAACCGCCCTGGAGGGTGCTTGTGGGAGGGCTGCTAACTGTAAATTCACCCACGATGGTATGCCCTATTCTGCTCGACAGTAATGGAGATGAATCGGGAGCTGAGTCTCACGAGTTGTCAATGACTTTCAGTTCTCCTCGTCGCGAGCTCGAGGGCTCTGATACGGAGGAACAGGGTGATGGTGGAATTAACTCAGAGGCTGGGTGAAGTAATAGTGATGGAGGATATAAGACTGTCTTGCGGGGATCCTTCCCAGTTGTATCGACGATCTTCTCATTTCCATTCTTGTCAGTATTGGTTCTCTCGTTAGTATAGCCAGACTCCAAGCCCTGGCTCAATCAATCGTCAAGCTTCGAATGGCTCTCTTGTTTCAGCTTTGTGATGTTACACGAATTGTGACTTCAGTGGTGACCGTTTTCCTCCTTCGACTTTGTTTCTGCTCAATTGAGAAGCAGTTGAGGCCTGAGTCTGTGCACGATACTGGTGCCATGCTCGATCTTTTCATTCATGGACTTTCAGATGACAAGTGACGTTGCggattaattaaatacttgTCTGGCCATCAAGACAATTTGCCGTGTATCCGGATCAAAGCCACAAGCCAGGGGAGCAAACAAGTCTATCTGATACAACAAAAAACTTGAAACATCTGGTCTCGATGAAAGGTGCTGAAAATATCTAGTCTGACGCGTACCAACGTTCACTTTGACTTTACCTAAGCCTTTTTGTCACCCAGGATAAGCCCATCTTAGGTCCAGACTCACTCCCTGGCATGGCACGTTCGAGTCTTGACACAAACTATCGACAACCTGACGAGGAAATATAGTCGCACTGACAGGAAACATAATCCGTGTAATTTAACTGGTGTTTCCAAACCATCAGCTCTGTCGTTCTTCCAATTAATTGGTGGAATAGTCCTCAACTCATCAATGCAACGCTCCAATTTTCTCCGCGTCTCAATCCGGAAAGGCTCGAGGTTTCAAGTCCCACTGAAACACGCCACGATCGGTTATTATCCCAGGCTAAACTCGCCCTTTATCCTCGTCAGAATCAGGAAAATGATCAGTTTTCCTCTCTGCATGAATTCCACTGCGGGGACGACTTTTAGCCAAAAAGGCCCATCGGCATATCCGCCATGTGCCGAATCCGTACATTTCCAGGCTGAGGACCAAGCGGTGTGGAGTTCGTTCAGGAACGAGATTCGCTCGCTAGTGGAAACAACGGCTGGCGGAGGATACACGTCCGTTCGATCCATTGGAGCATGGTCAGGAGATGAGATCGATCCACGGACCTCCACTTGCTTCTGGGGGGACGGGTATATATCTTGTCTGATACACCATCCCATCATGTTTTGTTTCCCCATACTTCTTGGCACATCATTCTCTCGACACATTTCATCATGCAGTTGacttccatcatcagcttctGGGCGCTAgctctcttcagcctcgtcCTTGCCGCAGAGCCTGTACCGCGAGGTCAGCTCACGCAGGTCAACAGCTATGGCAACAACCCAACCGGCACCAAGATGTCCTTGTACGTCCCCAAGAACTTGAAGTCCAACCCTGCTGTCGTCGTTGCTCTTCACTACTGCGGTGGTACCTCTCAGGCTTACTACCAGGGTACCAAGTGGGCTTCCAATGCTGAGAAGTACGGATTCATTGTTATCTATCCTCAGACTCCTTATTCCGGTGGCTGCTGGGATGTCTCCTCCAAGATGACCTTGACCCACGAGGGTGGTGGTTGCAGTACATCTATCGCCAACATGGCCAAGTATGTTCTCAAGCAGTACAACGGTGATGCCAAGAAGGTTTTCGTCACTGGTGAATCTTCCGGCGCCATGATGACCGTGAGTAGACCCAGTCACTCTATTAGCTTCGACTAACAGAATAGAACGTCATGCTTGCTACTTACCCCGACGTCTTCGCCGCTGGAAGCGCTTATGCTGGTGTTCCCGCCGGCTGCTTCGTCAGCCAGGCCAACCAAGCCGCCGCCTGGAACTCAACCTGCTCCCAAGGAAAGTCCATCTACACTCAGACCCAGTGGGCCAACGTCGTCAAGAACATGTACCCCGGCTACAACGGTGCTCGTCCCAAGTTCCAGATCTACCATGGAACCGCCGACCCTACTCTCAACGTCCAGAACTACTATGAGGAGATCAAGCAGTGGACTGGTATTTTTGGATACTCCTCCACACCCAAGTCAACTACACCCAACACTCCCGCCAGCCCTTACACTCGCCAGGTCTTTGGTGACAAGTTCCAGGTAAGATACGGAGCATCATGAGGTGAAGGATAAAGGCTGACATTCTTAGGCTTTCTTGGGTCAGGGTATTGGACACGGTAATCCTCATTTCGATGACAACGATCTCAAGTGGTTCGGCTTTATCGTAAGTCATGTCCAAAATTCCACCGAAGCCAGAAACTGACATTCCATTGTAGTAAATCGCTCCAAATATTCAACAATCTTGCATAACAGGGTCTTCCGGAAAGACCTAGGATACCAGTCTAGGATGCGTGGCCCAAAACACATTTGAACTTCTATGAACTATAGTTATCTACTGTAAATATCATCAATACAGGACCTGTATATATTGCGTCAAATACTATTCCTTTGCTGGGGGCAAAGTGACTCTACTAGAGGCTTTATCTACACTGTTCATCCAGCACGTCAGCCATCTCTATCTTGCATTCTAACAGTAGCCTCCTACCATTGCTGATGGATTGACCTATCTCACGGCTCGTAATCCTCAATCAGGTCCATATAGTTGACGATTACTGTGAACTTGAGAGTATCGGTACCCGTAAACATGCGATCCCTCGCGCCTTTCTCGTTCCCATTGGGCAGAGTCTGCTTTCATGTTTTCTATCATCGCCTGAGAAACAGGTCAACATTTTCTTCTCTACCTGTGAAAGCAAAATCGACTGTAACTTACTGTAGTGAGGTTCCTAGATGCAGTTATATAGTATCCCTGAACTGCCTGGCCAGTTTGAGTGTCCTGGAGTTTTTCGAGAAGCTGGGTTAGTCTCGATTGTAGGAATGGCGGGTATATGTTTGCTATTACGAACCTCATAGTGTCCAGGTCGTACAAGTGCATCGTTCCCGAGATAGCGGCAGATTTCCGCTGAAATCACCTCGCGATCAATGCCCTCGCGTGGTACGAAGTACTCATTTTGTCTACCTGTCCCGCTATTACGTGGTTCGTTAGGCGGTACAGCAGACGTCTCGTCTGCTCCGGGCATTGAATGCGAAGTTGGTGGCTCCTCAGGTTGTTTGGTATCATCGCCTCGCTCGTCCTGACCATCTATTTTGACCATCGACCCGGCACTTGAATCACTCTCGCTTTCAACTTCGTCCTTGTCATCCGATTCTACTGTTGGTAAAGCGAATAGTGCTAGTTGCTCTTGATGTCGGCCAACGTGGCGCTGATACTGCGATGCGGATCGCATAATTTCAGCACAAATTGGACATGGGATGCCTTGTTTAATGTCCATGGGCTTCTGGCTCAGATATACAAGCGCATCTAGGTTGCCAGTGTTTACTGATCCCGCGTGTTTGAAAACATGTTTTCTGCATTCGGATGCAGAGGAAAACTCCTTGTCACACCCGAGTGGACATGAGAATATCTTCCAGTGAATCTGTCTCACGTGTTCCATCCACTGGTGCCTCCGGGAGAACTCTCTCCCTGGAGTCTCACAGTCCTTCTCCAAGCATATATATGGCCGCAAATCGCCGTAAACGTGCTTCCTTGAAATAATCTTAGCTACGGCTCTGAGACTTGGGTTGGAGAACATACTTCCAGGAACTTCTAGTGTTCGCAATAATGATTGTGTAACAGAAAGGGCATTCGAATGGCCCCTCTGATGACTCTTTCGGCAAGGGAGGGACTCGACATTGATTCACGTCTGCCAGCGAGGTGGCGTATGACGTTAGGGAAAATCCAGAGTCTGAGCCCTCGCCCCCAATACCATCTATGAGCAAAGGCTGACCACTAGCAGTATCTTTCAAATGCTCTGGAAGCGATGAGGCGATCGTCTCGGTATCACCTCCCTCGTCGGTGAGACCCTGCGATAGCTTTGCACGGTGAGCCAATCTGTAATTAAAGAACTGGCGCCGGCGACTTATCGCCTTGCCTAGTCTTTCAGCCAGGATAGGCTCTATGGTTTTAAATTTTGAGGAGACGTGTTGAATGTCAAAGATCTCATAGTGGGATGTATCGATTGAGTGAGACTTGATGAAGCGATCGTGGGGTGCAGGGTTCCGTATAGCCACACTCAATCGAAGGAGGCAGTTTACCA
Protein-coding regions in this window:
- a CDS encoding hypothetical protein (EggNog:ENOG41) codes for the protein MASLTHIAAVFSDYKYDKDVGFESSDGEPCIGCITEIDRDISCACVTTNDPSRCVVCEYYDIRCGSIPSELLGAAQMYWNFVARLQGQELFLNRRQIWRIRRALEACGSAWRELEEHLMNPNNLAMVTLQESVANRETLNLSILQSAGANLSVDEVHERLDAIQPPYARHGNCVVTLRNALAHLSVSEDVVVDSVEEGQCDSFSDGSPEKLKTALEGACGRAANCKFTHDGMPYSARQ
- a CDS encoding hypothetical protein (EggNog:ENOG41~CAZy:CE1): MQLTSIISFWALALFSLVLAAEPVPRGQLTQVNSYGNNPTGTKMSLYVPKNLKSNPAVVVALHYCGGTSQAYYQGTKWASNAEKYGFIVIYPQTPYSGGCWDVSSKMTLTHEGGGCSTSIANMAKYVLKQYNGDAKKVFVTGESSGAMMTNVMLATYPDVFAAGSAYAGVPAGCFVSQANQAAAWNSTCSQGKSIYTQTQWANVVKNMYPGYNGARPKFQIYHGTADPTLNVQNYYEEIKQWTGIFGYSSTPKSTTPNTPASPYTRQVFGDKFQAFLGQGIGHGNPHFDDNDLKWFGFI
- a CDS encoding hypothetical protein (EggNog:ENOG41), with amino-acid sequence MDQKIASAVAQSIASFGNILRAPTSLASNSPTFRRNVADQQTRFNVWAGNIGAHRTGPSSLDYRLRDSSNIKGQVLSLLKGLAELMQDAHDILMEIEVPWDQITADEDVEEPDDPDTELNQISADIADVVNCLLRLSVAIRNPAPHDRFIKSHSIDTSHYEIFDIQHVSSKFKTIEPILAERLGKAISRRRQFFNYRLAHRAKLSQGLTDEGGDTETIASSLPEHLKDTASGQPLLIDGIGGEGSDSGFSLTSYATSLADKFLEVCSPTQVSEP